The Kiritimatiellales bacterium genomic interval GACTTCACGCTGAGCCGCGGCACCGTGCCGTATTACGGCGTCAAAGAGGCGGTCTTGCCCTTTTCGATGTTTCCGGAAGTCGATCCGGTGCTCGGGCCGGAAATGCGTTCCACCGGCGAAGTGCTCGGCATGGCATCGTCGTTCGGGCTCGCGTTCTATAAAGCGGAAGAGGGTGCAAAAAGTATGCTGCCGATGAGCGGCAGTGTACTCTTTACCGTCTCGCCGCGCGACCGCTCCGAAAAACTCATTGAAGCCGCACGTATCCTGCAAACCACCGGATTTGGTCTGATCGCCACCGGCGGCACCGCCGCGTTCCTGAAAGAACACGGTGTTGAAGCGAAGAGCATTCTGAAAATGCACGAAGGCCGCCCGAACATTGTGGATGCCGTTAAAAACGGGGAGATTCAGCTTATCATCAACACGCCGTCCGGAAAACTGAGCGCCTATGATGACTCCTACATCCGGAAAGCAGCCATCAAACATTATGTGCCGTACATCACTACCGTGGCTGCGGCCTTCGCCGCCGCCGAGGGAATTGCCGCGCGCATCGCCGGCGAAGATCCTGTGCGCTCGCTGCAGGAATGGCACAGACTGTTAAACTATGATGCATAAGACGCAGTAAAAAGGCGTATACCGTGTGCAAGTGAAAACGGCAGGACTGTTTTTTCCTGGAATTCTCGGCGTATTTGTTTTCGGACTGATCATTAAAGAAGTGCCGGCGATGGCGGTGGTGCCGGATTGCTGGTCAACCCGGTTGCGTATCAACTGTTAAAAGTTTACCTACCGCAACTCGCTTTCCTGAACCGGATGGCGATCTGTCCGGGGATTGTTTTTATCGTTATGGCAATAATCACGCTGATTAAACCGGCGGCGCATCCTGGAAAAATTCAGGCAGAGAAAACCGTCGATCTTACGCCGTCCAAAGGTGCGCTCATCTCCGGCATTATTGTCGTGGCTGCAATACTCGCGCTGTACGCCTATTTTTGGTGAAAAATTTGGTAGGGCGGCTTCGATGAGGCCGCCGCGGACGCTTCATCGAAGCGTCCCTACCGCAGAAATCCCTGGACGTTCAGCCAGGTTCTTAGTCTGTTAGGCCAGTCGCGCGTACCGTCGATATCCTGCGCCATACCGCGTCCGTGCGAGCCTTTGCGATAGACGTGCAGCTCCGCCGGGATGTTGTGTTTTTTCAGTGCAAGGTAAAATGCAATGCTGTTTTCCGGCGGGACACCGGTATCTTCATCGGTATGAAATAAAAATGCCGGCGGTGTGGCGGCACTTACCTGTTTTTCGGTCGACATGCTTTGAATCGTTTCCGGCGAGGCATTTTCGCCGAGCAGGTTTTTCTGCGAACCTTTGTGAGTGAATGCTTCATCGAATGCGATCACCGGATAACACAGAATCATAAAATCGGGACGGCAGCTTGCGCGGTCAACCGGATCGGCGGCGGATGCGTCGCCGGAATCGAAATGCGTGCTGGCGGACGACGCAAGATGTCCGCCGGCGGAAAATCCCATAATGCCGATGCACTCCGGATCGATGCCGAGTTCCGCCGCCCGCGAACGGACGGTACGGATTGCGCGCTGTGCATCGAGCAAGGGAACGGGGTGCTGATAACCGCCGCGACTCATACGGTATTCAAGGACAATTCCAGTCACGCCGAACAGATTGAGCCAGTGTGCAATGTCCACGCCTTCGTGATTCATGGCCAGCATTTGATAGCCGCCGCCGGGGCAAATAATAACAGCGGCACCGGAGGAAACGGTGCGGGCACTCGGTCTGAAAATTGTAATTGCAGGCTGGTCGTCTGGCGCACTGCCTTTGGCGAACGGTGCGCCGTCTGGCCAGAGCAGTTCACGCACCGGGATTTTAATTGTATTGGCGCCGGGAAAAAGATTCATAACTAAAACTCCTGAAACAAAAATATTTAACAGGTTTATGCAACAAAGATAATGTAGCAGCGGAACAATGGAATAATGAAAATGTATTTTTCATTATTCTTTCATTCGCCGGCGCTTTCCGGTTCACTGCACGCCCGATGATAAGAAAACCGCAGCACAGTAAACCGGACAGTCGCGCCGTTGCCACCGGAATTATTGCCCGCTGGCTGGAAAACGAAAGTTTTCCGGACCGGCAGCTGGCAGAGGTGACATCCGGCCGCGCATTTATTACCGAACTGGTTTACGGCATTGTCCGGCGCAAAGTGACGCTGGAATATATCGAACAGAAATATGTCAGCCGCCGCCCCGAAAACTTT includes:
- a CDS encoding alpha/beta hydrolase; its protein translation is MNLFPGANTIKIPVRELLWPDGAPFAKGSAPDDQPAITIFRPSARTVSSGAAVIICPGGGYQMLAMNHEGVDIAHWLNLFGVTGIVLEYRMSRGGYQHPVPLLDAQRAIRTVRSRAAELGIDPECIGIMGFSAGGHLASSASTHFDSGDASAADPVDRASCRPDFMILCYPVIAFDEAFTHKGSQKNLLGENASPETIQSMSTEKQVSAATPPAFLFHTDEDTGVPPENSIAFYLALKKHNIPAELHVYRKGSHGRGMAQDIDGTRDWPNRLRTWLNVQGFLR